The genomic stretch CGATCGTGCCGTTGCGCACGACCACGGCGATGGTCAACATCGACCACGCAGCAGTAGGAAACGGACGCCTCACCATCGGACTCACCGGCGTGGAGAAACCGCTCGCACAGCAGGTTGGGCAGCAGGCAGGACTGGCAGATCGAATCGATCTCTTCGGCTTTTTTCCTGGTGGCGATCACGTTCCGTTCAAGGAGGCCGGCATCCCGACCGTCACCGTGGTCAGCGGCGGGCCCCACCCGCACTTCCACCAGCCCACCGATACCGCAGGCACGGTCAATCCGCAAATCCTCACCGCAGTCGCACGATACGTCCTCAACATGGTCTGGCAACTCGCCGAGGCTCCGTAACCGTCAGCCGCGTGTTCCCAACGAGACGCGGCTATTTCACCGACACCACTTCGACCTTCCCGACACGGCGAGTGACGGTGATACCGACATCAAGGTCATGGCGCCGCAGGAGAAGATCCACGGACGCACTGCCGACCTTCAGATTCTTGATCTGCATCTTATCGATAAATTCCGGCAGGATGGGATGGCTGAACACAATCTTATGCTCCGAGGCGATAATCGAGAGCCCCAGACAGGCCTGCAGCACCATGAAGGCCGACCCTGCCGCCCAGGCTTGCGGGTTACAGGCGACGGGATACCGCGTCAACCCTTGACCAGGCCTTCGCACAAATCCGCAGAAGAGCTCCGGCAACCGGTGGAAGTCGAGGACCAGACTGACCTCGAACATCCCGGTCATGATTTTTTCCACACCCGACTTGAGTCCATACCGCGCAAGCCCGACCGCGATCATCGCATTGTCATGCGGCCAGATCGATCCGTTGTGGTAGGACATGGGATTGTACCGTCGTTCTGAATCGGCCAGCGTCCGGACTCCCCACCCACTGAATACTTCATCCGACATGAGCGTCTCGGCCACACGTCTGGCATGCTCGTCCGTGGCAATTCCTGTATACAGACAATGGCCTGCATTGGACGTTTTGACCTGACATGGCCGCTTGTGACCGTCCAGTGCGAGAGCATAGGTCGACGATTCCTCACACCAGAAGGCTTCGTCGAATCGTTCTTTGAGCGATCGCGCCTGCCGCCTGAGCTGACTGGCCCGATCGACATACCCCAACGCCTCCGCGAGTTTGGAGGCCTGGACCTTGGCGTCGTACACATACCCTTGCACCTCGCACAGGGCGATCGGCCCCTCAGCCAGTGATCCATCCGCATGCGAAATCGAATCGTGGGAGTCTTTCCATCCCTGATTGTCCAACCCGGTGGGAGACTTCCGTACATACTCCACGAATCCGTCGCGGTCAGGATCGCCAAAGGTATCCATCCAGGTCAGCCCTGCTTCGAGATTCGGCCAGATGGTTTGAATGAAGGCCAGATCCGCGGTGCGTTCATAATAGGCGCCGGCCAGCATCACAAACAATGGAGTGGAATCGACGCTCCCGTAATAGAGCCCGAAAGGAATTTCGTGCAGCGCCGCCATCTCCCCCTTGCGTGTTTCGTGCAGGATCTTCCCTGGCTCGGCATCCTGAGCCGGGTTCACCTCCTTGGCTTGAGTCGACGCCAAATACGCCAGCACTCCGCGCGCTAACTCCGGCCTGATCCATAAGCACTCCAGCGCCGTGATGACGCCATCCCTCCCGAACGGCGTGCTGAACCAGGGAACACCAGCGTAGGGATAGGGACCTTCGTTCGTGTCTGTCACCATCATCCGGACATCCAGCACCGAGCGATTCCACCACTCGTTGAATTGCGCGTTCGATGTTTGAATGGCGCAATCCTCGGTCGGCTCCGCACCGAAAGCCAACCCGGCTTCAGCCATTGCCGCGTCATACGACAAGAGCGGCCGATGGCAGTCTGCAACGTCGCACGCCACCATCACGGCCACGGCGATTTCCCCCTTCGGCTCCAATTCAATCCCAAACGTCGCCTGCGAGGCCGTAACCTCCAACGGTTCCGGAGAAAACTGAATCCGCGCCTCCCGCGTGACTTCATCGAGCCCTTCATACCGCAACACCAGCAGATCCTTCCGCAGCACGTTCGGCAACATGCGGCCTTTGCGTTCCCGTTTTTTGCCGCGAACCTCAAAGATATCCGCGAAGTCGGCCTCAAATCGGATCGACAACGTCATTTTTACCGGTGCCAAGCTGTAGTTAGACAGGCGGAACCGCTCATAACTCACGCCGTTCCAGAGAAAACGAGAGCGAAAGACGTGCACGCTCCCGCGCGGAATGGCGATGCGGCCGTCGCGATAGAGGTCAGGATTCGTCAGATCCACGGCCAGCAGCGCGTTATCTTCCTTGACCGTGGAACTCAGCAGCATGGGCCGGTCATTGTTGAGAAACACTTCCTGACGCGAAAGAAACCGAGTGCCCTGGTGAAATACGCCCTGCGTGCCCCTACCCACCGGTTGGATATCGCCGTACCGGTCGAATACGCCGAACGTTTCCCCGTGTTTGAGCACACGGGTGCGGTCATCCGCCATCGATGAACTGGCCAGGATATAGAACTGATCATTGACACTGATGATTTCTTCCACGTCGTCCTCCTGTCCTCACACCATCACCGATGCATCACCGTACGACCGCGCGTTCAATGCCTGGCACCACCTGTCACAACAAACTCCGCTGAGTCTTCATCCAACGCGGGTTGAGAGGCCCCCCGCCGCGCGACTATCAAACGGGTGTGCGTCAGTGGCTGGTCGGCTGTGTGACCATCACCACCGCAGGGGTCTCACCCTCAGCGGGAACCGTCGCTTCCGCCCAATTGGTCTGCACCCAGCGTCCGACCCGCATGGAAACCCCGGCGGAAAGAAATAACCCGACGCCGATGCCGAATACGCTCGGACGCTCGCCGAACTCCTGCGTCACCCAGCCGAAGATCGTCATGCCCGCAATGGCCGACGTCATCGCGCCAAGATTGTAAATCGCCAAGACCCGCCCCAACAGGGAGGCCGGCGCAATTTCCTGCAACACTCCCCACGCCACCGGCGTGAGCGTCCCGGCACCCATTCCGATGATCACCATCAACGCCGCCGCTGCGAGTCGATTCGAGGTGACGATCAACCCGAGCAACGCCACGCCGCTGACAAGACTGGACATCCCCATCAGTTGAATACGCTTGGGCAACGACCAGGACGACAAGGACACGAGGCCCAGCGAAACCAGCAGCAGCCCGATGCCGAATGCCGACCACAGGTAGCCGACTTCGATCGGCCCAAGGTCCAGCAATTTTTTTCCGAATACCGGGAACAGAGTGCTGAAGGCGCTCGTGGCAAAGGTATACATCGAGGCAGCCCCGATCAACATCAGGATGACCCGCTGCCGACGGAGCACATAATGAAACCCTTCCAGGACCTCGTTCAACGTGCCGGAGAGGGAGCCGTCACGCCCCGGCTGCGTCACCGTCTGCGGGAAACGGATGAACAAAAAACACGCCGCCGAAATCACATAGCTCACCGCATTGACGCACAGCACCTCCTGCGAGCTCATGGTCGCAATGCCCACGCCACTCAAGGCCGGCCCGAGGATAATGCCGATGCTGGTCGTGGTCTGGAGCAAGGCATTGGCCGCCGTGAATTCATGACGGGACACCAAGGAGGGAATCGCTGCCGTCAGGGCCGGACCAAACACCGCCGACGCGACCGCATGGACGAACACCATAAGATACAGCCGCTCGATACTGAAGGAATCCACCGGCAAGAGGCAGGGCAACACACCCAGGACGATCGCACGGATCAGATCGCTACTGATCAGCAGGAGTTTTTTGGGAACCCGATCGACGATCACACCGATGAACGGGCCGAACAAAATGGGCGGGAGGGTCTGCAGCAGCCCGATCATCGTCGTTTTGAGGGGGGAGCCGGTAATGGAGTAGACAAACCAGAGCAGCGCGAGCTTCGACACGCCATCGCCGATCTGCGAGACCATTTGGCCCCACCAGACGAGCGTAAAGTCGCGCGTCAACAGATGCGGCGACCACTTCACGTTCGGGCGTCCCGGCCCGGTTCCGCTTTCGCGTGCTGTGGTTATGGCGTCAGCAGACTGCGTGTCGAACCTCCTGTCGTACCAGCCTCACGGCCCTTGCGTTACTCTCCGGCCACCAGTCGCACCGCATCCGTATTCACCGCGCGCACACCTGGAATCTGGCGGGCGGCTTGAGCCGCTTCAAGCACGATGATTTGGAAACGCGTCGCCCCGGTCAGGCTGACGATGCCGTCCTCTGTTTTCACATCGAATTTGACCGATTGCAAGGTTTTGCTTTTCTCAAACCGTTCCTTCACCAGCTGCGTGATGATCTTGTCGCGTTCCCCAAGCAAACTATGAGCCGCATCCGCCTCGATCTTGAGACGATTTTCCACGGCATGGACGCCTTCCAGACACCGCACGATATCTGTAGCCACGCGCTTGTCCGATTCTTGCCCCACCTTGCCTAGTAGCACGAGATCTTTATCCTTGGCGTCGACTTCAATGTCATACGGGAACAGACGAGGATCCGCCATGAGCGCAAGCTTGGCGGTGACCATCGACGAACGCACCGGCTTCTTGGCTTCCGGCTCGGCCGCCTTCTGACGATCGCCCGCAGCAGGGTCGCTTGCAGGAGCCTGGGCTTCAGCCGCTGGTTTGGCCTCCACCAAGTGCGGCACGGATGGACAAGGATGCTCCGCAACCGTTTCAGCATCTTTGGGTTTGGCTTCGGACTCTTTTGGTTTTTGCTCTGCCTCTTTGGCTTTATGCTCGGACTCCTTGGCCTTTGCTTTCGGCTCCGCGTCTTTGGGCTTACTCTCCACGTCCTTGCCTTTAGACTCCGTCTCCTTCACCTTGGCATCGGAATCCTTGGCTTTTTGCTCGGTTGGTTTGGGTTCCGGGTCTTTCGATTTGACATCTGCCTCCCGGGGCTTCGGGTCAGGGTCTTTCGCCTTCACTTCGGGATCTTTCGCCTTCGGCGCCGGAGGCGTCTCCTGTTTCCCCTCCGGGGCCTGCTCCGCCCACGCGACAGAGCCCATCCCCCATAAACCAGATGTCACGGCAAGCGTGAACACCCCTATCGCACAACCGGCCTGCATCATCCGCATAGGCATATGCCCCTCATGTGTGGAAATGAACCCAAACCCCGTGGTCGGTCACCAGCGCCCACGTTCCCGCTATCCTGAAACACGGCACCTCC from Nitrospira sp. encodes the following:
- a CDS encoding amylo-alpha-1,6-glucosidase, producing the protein MEEIISVNDQFYILASSSMADDRTRVLKHGETFGVFDRYGDIQPVGRGTQGVFHQGTRFLSRQEVFLNNDRPMLLSSTVKEDNALLAVDLTNPDLYRDGRIAIPRGSVHVFRSRFLWNGVSYERFRLSNYSLAPVKMTLSIRFEADFADIFEVRGKKRERKGRMLPNVLRKDLLVLRYEGLDEVTREARIQFSPEPLEVTASQATFGIELEPKGEIAVAVMVACDVADCHRPLLSYDAAMAEAGLAFGAEPTEDCAIQTSNAQFNEWWNRSVLDVRMMVTDTNEGPYPYAGVPWFSTPFGRDGVITALECLWIRPELARGVLAYLASTQAKEVNPAQDAEPGKILHETRKGEMAALHEIPFGLYYGSVDSTPLFVMLAGAYYERTADLAFIQTIWPNLEAGLTWMDTFGDPDRDGFVEYVRKSPTGLDNQGWKDSHDSISHADGSLAEGPIALCEVQGYVYDAKVQASKLAEALGYVDRASQLRRQARSLKERFDEAFWCEESSTYALALDGHKRPCQVKTSNAGHCLYTGIATDEHARRVAETLMSDEVFSGWGVRTLADSERRYNPMSYHNGSIWPHDNAMIAVGLARYGLKSGVEKIMTGMFEVSLVLDFHRLPELFCGFVRRPGQGLTRYPVACNPQAWAAGSAFMVLQACLGLSIIASEHKIVFSHPILPEFIDKMQIKNLKVGSASVDLLLRRHDLDVGITVTRRVGKVEVVSVK
- a CDS encoding MFS transporter translates to MTTARESGTGPGRPNVKWSPHLLTRDFTLVWWGQMVSQIGDGVSKLALLWFVYSITGSPLKTTMIGLLQTLPPILFGPFIGVIVDRVPKKLLLISSDLIRAIVLGVLPCLLPVDSFSIERLYLMVFVHAVASAVFGPALTAAIPSLVSRHEFTAANALLQTTTSIGIILGPALSGVGIATMSSQEVLCVNAVSYVISAACFLFIRFPQTVTQPGRDGSLSGTLNEVLEGFHYVLRRQRVILMLIGAASMYTFATSAFSTLFPVFGKKLLDLGPIEVGYLWSAFGIGLLLVSLGLVSLSSWSLPKRIQLMGMSSLVSGVALLGLIVTSNRLAAAALMVIIGMGAGTLTPVAWGVLQEIAPASLLGRVLAIYNLGAMTSAIAGMTIFGWVTQEFGERPSVFGIGVGLFLSAGVSMRVGRWVQTNWAEATVPAEGETPAVVMVTQPTSH
- a CDS encoding BON domain-containing protein codes for the protein MPMRMMQAGCAIGVFTLAVTSGLWGMGSVAWAEQAPEGKQETPPAPKAKDPEVKAKDPDPKPREADVKSKDPEPKPTEQKAKDSDAKVKETESKGKDVESKPKDAEPKAKAKESEHKAKEAEQKPKESEAKPKDAETVAEHPCPSVPHLVEAKPAAEAQAPASDPAAGDRQKAAEPEAKKPVRSSMVTAKLALMADPRLFPYDIEVDAKDKDLVLLGKVGQESDKRVATDIVRCLEGVHAVENRLKIEADAAHSLLGERDKIITQLVKERFEKSKTLQSVKFDVKTEDGIVSLTGATRFQIIVLEAAQAARQIPGVRAVNTDAVRLVAGE